One genomic window of Thalassolituus hydrocarboniclasticus includes the following:
- the ampD gene encoding 1,6-anhydro-N-acetylmuramyl-L-alanine amidase AmpD, producing the protein MHIIDGRLDIAHWCPSPNFGPRPPGNEGEVNLVVIHNISLPPGQFGGGYVQLFFQNALPVDEHPYFTEIAALQVSSHLLIERDGAVTQFVNFNDRAWHAGRSVYNGREDCNDYSVGIELEGTDSEAYSAVQYATLIAVIRALQQAYPAIGMRITGHEHIAPGRKTDPGPAFDWQYLQHTLAQSGN; encoded by the coding sequence ATGCACATCATTGATGGCCGGCTGGATATAGCCCACTGGTGTCCGTCGCCGAACTTTGGCCCGCGCCCGCCGGGTAATGAGGGTGAAGTTAACCTGGTGGTTATTCATAACATCAGTCTGCCACCAGGGCAGTTTGGCGGCGGTTATGTGCAGCTTTTTTTTCAGAATGCGCTACCGGTGGATGAACATCCGTACTTTACCGAAATCGCTGCGCTGCAGGTGTCCAGCCATTTACTGATAGAGCGTGACGGGGCGGTAACCCAGTTTGTGAATTTTAATGACAGGGCATGGCATGCCGGCCGTTCAGTTTATAACGGCAGGGAAGACTGCAACGACTATTCTGTAGGTATTGAGCTGGAAGGCACGGACAGCGAAGCCTACAGTGCGGTGCAATACGCTACGCTGATTGCGGTTATCCGGGCGCTGCAACAGGCTTATCCGGCGATAGGGATGCGCATTACCGGCCATGAGCATATTGCGCCGGGGCGGAAAACCGATCCGGGCCCGGCTTTTGACTGGCAATATCTGCAGCACACCCTGGCACAGTCGGGAAACTGA
- a CDS encoding alanine/glycine:cation symporter family protein, whose amino-acid sequence MLEFIKTINGWAWGAPMLFLISITGLYLTIGLKAYPIRNIKRGFVYLWVNREGKGQGEISGFNALMTSLSATIGTGNIAGVATAIASGGPGALFWMWLIALLGMATKYAEAVLAVHYRERNEKGQYVGGPMYYIRNGLGPKFRWMALLFAFFGMLAGFGIGNGVQANSVADALHGGFGIPEWVTGVAIAVLVGLVLLGGIRRISEVAGKLVPFMAIAYILGGLVLLVIFADRVPQAVELIIHHAFNPTAAVGGFAGAAVWAAIRFGVARGVFSNEAGLGSAPIAHAAAQTDNPVRQGSIAMLGTFIDTIIICTITGLVIVASGAWQLCPPDVAECIPGKGLSGANLTSAAFALGLPGVGNYIVTLGLAIFAFTTIIGWSFYGEKCTEYLFGVKSVPIFRIIWVLAIPIGATRELDVAWLIADTLNAMMALPNLVALLLLSPVVFKLTKSFLNHGSEPASK is encoded by the coding sequence ATGCTGGAGTTTATTAAGACGATAAATGGCTGGGCCTGGGGTGCGCCCATGCTGTTTCTGATCAGTATCACCGGCCTGTATCTGACCATCGGCCTGAAAGCCTACCCTATCCGTAATATCAAACGCGGTTTTGTTTATCTCTGGGTGAACCGCGAAGGCAAGGGTCAGGGCGAAATCTCCGGATTTAACGCCCTGATGACCTCGCTGTCAGCCACCATAGGCACCGGTAATATCGCCGGTGTTGCCACCGCGATTGCTTCCGGTGGGCCGGGAGCACTGTTCTGGATGTGGCTGATCGCCCTGCTGGGTATGGCCACTAAATACGCCGAAGCCGTGCTCGCTGTTCATTACCGCGAGCGCAATGAGAAAGGCCAGTATGTTGGCGGCCCGATGTACTACATCCGTAATGGCCTTGGCCCGAAATTCCGCTGGATGGCTCTGCTGTTTGCTTTCTTCGGCATGCTGGCGGGCTTCGGTATTGGTAATGGCGTCCAGGCCAATTCCGTGGCCGACGCTCTGCATGGTGGCTTTGGTATTCCTGAGTGGGTAACCGGCGTTGCCATTGCCGTTCTGGTTGGTCTGGTGCTGCTGGGCGGTATCCGCCGTATCTCCGAAGTGGCCGGTAAGCTCGTTCCTTTTATGGCGATTGCCTACATTCTCGGCGGCCTGGTGCTGCTGGTGATCTTCGCTGATCGCGTTCCGCAGGCCGTTGAACTGATTATCCATCACGCCTTTAACCCGACCGCTGCAGTGGGTGGCTTTGCCGGGGCAGCCGTCTGGGCTGCCATCCGCTTTGGTGTGGCCCGCGGCGTCTTCTCGAACGAAGCCGGTCTGGGCAGTGCGCCGATTGCCCACGCCGCCGCCCAGACTGACAATCCGGTGCGTCAGGGCAGCATTGCCATGCTGGGTACCTTTATCGACACCATCATTATCTGCACCATCACCGGGCTGGTGATTGTCGCCTCCGGTGCCTGGCAGCTGTGCCCGCCGGACGTGGCCGAGTGTATCCCCGGCAAAGGCTTAAGTGGCGCCAACCTCACATCTGCGGCTTTTGCCCTCGGCCTGCCCGGCGTTGGTAACTATATTGTGACCCTCGGGCTGGCGATTTTTGCCTTCACCACCATTATTGGCTGGTCTTTTTATGGAGAGAAATGCACAGAGTACCTGTTCGGTGTAAAATCCGTGCCCATTTTCCGGATCATCTGGGTTTTGGCCATTCCGATCGGTGCAACGCGTGAACTCGACGTCGCCTGGCTGATTGCCGATACCCTCAACGCAATGATGGCGCTGC